From the genome of Neomonachus schauinslandi chromosome 5, ASM220157v2, whole genome shotgun sequence, one region includes:
- the LOC110570505 gene encoding NADH dehydrogenase [ubiquinone] 1 subunit C1, mitochondrial-like, giving the protein MENDDYGTVRGNQGIMFSLPFSIIPCDTCTRYTSQLGPGLQNNLAPARLPSGSSARSKFYIREAPRDRPDWLKVGLTLGTSVFLWIYLIKQHNDDVLGYKRRNGLE; this is encoded by the exons ATGGAGAATGATGACTATGGGACTGTCAGGGGGAACCAGGGCATTATGTTTAGTTTGCCCTTCAGTATTATTCCG TGTGATACCTGCACCAGATACACTTCCCAGCTGGGCCCAGGCCTTCAGAACAA CCTGGCTCCTGCCAGGCTCCCAAGCGGCTCTTCAGCGCGATCAAAGTTCTATATTCGGGAGGCACCACGTGACAGACCTGACTGGCTGAAAGTTGGACTGACCTTGGGCACCTCCGTCTTCTTGTGGATCTATCTCATCAAACAACATAATGACGATGTTTTAGggtataaaagaagaaatgggttGGAATAA